A stretch of the Oncorhynchus clarkii lewisi isolate Uvic-CL-2024 chromosome 9, UVic_Ocla_1.0, whole genome shotgun sequence genome encodes the following:
- the LOC139416418 gene encoding angiopoietin-related protein 7-like, whose translation MVKMSLRTVALTVTLLLVLTEAWAQNPRKRLAPPKPPKAQCCDEVRSLKVQVANLTSILEELNRKQEADLMNVVRQMMELDKQNRQQEARVTEAESKYSEINNRVEIMQLQAVESAIQTSSDAVYDCASLYTKNYKISGEYKLPADDFLNTPEINVFCDMESNGGGWTIIQRRKVGLTSFNRDWKQYKNGFGTIRGDFWLGNDNVFRMTRQPSTLRIEMEDWEGQTRFAEYSYFTVKNELNSYKLFIANYSGNAGDSLRYHNNTNFSTKGKDNDKCVDDCASLRKGGYWYNCCTDSNLNGVFYRYGDHIKNSDGITWYGWHGPNYSLKRVEMKIRPQNFQP comes from the exons ATGGTTAAGATGTCTTTGCGCACGGTGGCTCTGACTGTCACCCTGCTGCTGGTGCTGACAGAAGCGTGGGCGCAGAACCCACGGAAGAGGCTGGCGCCACCCAAGCCTCCAAAGGCACAGTGCTGCGATGAGGTGCGCTCCCTGAAGGTACAGGTGGCCAACCTAACCAGCATCCTGGAGGAGCTGAACCGCAAGCAGGAGGCAGACTTGATGAACGTAGTTCGGCAGATGATGGAGCTGGACAAGCAGAACCGGCAGCAGGAGGCCCGCGTCACAGAGGCCGAGAGCAAGTATTCCGAGATCAACAACCGGGTGGAGATCATGCAGCTACAAGCCGTTGAGTCTGCCATTCAGACCTCGTCAG ATGCTGTCTACGACTGCGCATCCCTGTACACCAAGAACTACAAGATCTCGGGGGAGTACAAACTGCCTGCAGATGACTTCCTGAATACCCCTGAGATCAAC GTATTCTGTGACATGGAAAGCAATGGCGGTGGGTGGACGATCATCCAGAGACGCAAGGTGGGCCTGACCTCCTTCAACCGCGACTGGAAACAGTACAAGAACGGCTTTGGCACCATCCGCGGAGACTTCTGGCTGGGCAATGACAACGTCTTCCGTATGACAAGGCAACCCAGCACACTGAGGATAGAGATGGAG GACTGGGAAGGCCAGACCCGCTTTGCAGAGTACAGCTACTTCACAGTGAAAAACGAGTTGAACAGCTACAAACTCTTCATCGCCAACTATAGTGGAAACGCCGGGGACTCTCTGCGCTACCACAACAACACCAACTTCAGCACCAAGGGCAAGGACAACGACAAATGTGTGGACGACTGTGCTTCACTACGCAAAG GTGGTTACTGGTACAACTGTTGCACTGACTCCAACCTGAATGGCGTGTTCTATCGCTATGGCGACCACATCAAGAACTCAGATGGAATCACTTGGTACGGCTGGCACGGGCCCAACTACTCCCTGAAGAGGGTGGAGATGAAGATCCGGCCACAGAATTTTCAACCATAA